The Desmodus rotundus isolate HL8 chromosome 13, HLdesRot8A.1, whole genome shotgun sequence genome has a window encoding:
- the SLITRK6 gene encoding SLIT and NTRK-like protein 6, protein MKLWIHLLYSSLLAYMSSQSPSPMSSARGSCDSLCNCEEKDGTILINCEEKGIKLLSQISVPPSRPFQLSLLNNGLTMLHTNDFSGLSNAISIHLGFNNIADIETGAFNGLGLLKQLHINHNSLEILKEDTFHGLENLEFLQADNNFITVIEPSAFSKLNRLKVLILNDNAIESLPPNIFRFVPLTHLDLRGNQLQTLPYVGFLEHIGRILDLQLEDNKWACNCDLLQLKIWLENMPPQSIIGEVVCNSPVVFKGSILSRLKKESICPTPPVYEEHEDPSGSLLQAVTSSISDSRLSVKTISPLKPPTKAPGLIPYITKPSTQLPVLYCPIPCNCKVLSPSGLLIHCQERNIESLSDLKPPPQNPRKLILAGNIIHTVMESDLVEYFTLEMLHLGNNHIEVLEEGSFMNLTRLQKLYLNGNHLTKLTRAMFLGLHNLEYLYLEYNAIKEILPGTFNPMPKLRVLYLNNNLLQVLPPHIFSGVPLTRVNLKTNQFTHLPVSNILDDLHLLTQIDLEDNPWDCSCDLVGLQQWIQKLSKNTVTDDILCTSPEHLNKKELKSLNSELLCPGLVSNPSLPTQTSYIIVNTPTATTTADTILRSLTDAVPLSVLILGLLIVFITIVFCAAGIVVLVLHRRRRYKKKQADEQIRDNSPVHLQYSMYGHKTTHHTTERPSASLYEQHMVSPMVHVYRSPSFGPKHVEEEEEKNEKEGSDAKHLQRSLLERENHSPLTGPNMKYKTTDQSTEFLSFQDASSLYRNILEKERELQQLGITEYLKKNIAQLKPDMEVHYPGAHEELKLMETLMYSRPRKVLVEQTKNEYFELKANLHAEPDYLEVLEQQT, encoded by the coding sequence ATGAAGCTGTGGATTCATCTCTTATACTCATCTCTGCTGGCCTATATGTCTTCACAGTCCCCGTCTCCAATGTCCTCAGCCAGAGGTTCGTGTGATTCTCTTTGCAACTGTGAGGAAAAAGATGgcacaattttaataaattgtgaagaaaaaggTATCAAGCTGTTATCCCAAATAAGTGTGCCACCCTCACGACCTTTCCAGTTAAGTTTATTGAATAATGGTCTGACAATGCTTCACACAAATGACTTTTCTGGGCTTAGCAATGCTATCTCAATACACCTTGGATTTAACAACATTGCAGATATTGAGACTGGTGCATTTAATGGCCTTGGCCTTCTAAAGCAACTTCATATCAATCACAATTCTTTAGAAATTCTTAAAGAGGATACCTTCCATGGACTGGAAAACCTGGAATTCCTACAAGCAGATAACAATTTTATTACAGTGATTGAACCAAGTGCCTTTAGCAAGCTCAACAGACTTAAAGTGTTAATTTTAAATGACAATGCTATTGAGAGTCTGCCTCCAAACATATTTCGATTTGTTCCTTTAACCCACCTAGATCTTCGTGGAAATCAGTTGCAAACATTGCCTTATGTCGGTTTTTTAGAACACATTGGCAGAATATTGGATCTCCAGTTGGAGGACAATAAATGGGCCTGCAATTGTGACCTATTACAGCTGAAAATCTGGTTGGAAAACATGCCTCCACAGTCTATCATTGGTGAGGTTGTATGCAATAGCCCTGTGGTTTTCAAAGGAAGCATTCTAAGCCGACTGAAAAAGGAATCAATTTGCCCCACGCCACCAGTGTATGAAGAACACGAGGATCCCTCTGGATCATTACTTCAGGCAGTAACATCTTCAATAAGTGATAGCCGCCTGTCAGTCAAGACCATATCACCTTTAAAACCACCCACCAAAGCACCAGGTTTGATACCTTATATTACAAAGCCATCCACTCAACTTCCAGTACTCTACTGTCCAATTCCTTGTAACTGCAAAGTACTATCCCCATCAGGACTGCTGATACACTGTCAAGAACGCAATATTGAAAGCTTGTCGGATCTAAAACCTCCTCCGCAAAATCCTAGAAAGCTTATTCTAGCAGGGAATATTATTCATACAGTAATGGAGTCTGATCTAGTGGAATACTTCACTTTGGAAATGCTTCACTTGGGAAACAATCATATTGAGGTACTTGAAGAAGGATCATTTATGAATCTAACAAGATTACAGAAGCTCTATTTAAATGGTAACCATCTGACAAAATTAACGAGAGCCATGTTCCTTGGTCTCCACAATCTTGAGTACTTATATCTTGAATATAATGCAATTAAGGAAATATTACCAGGAACCTTTAACCCAATGCCTAAACTTAGAGTCctgtatttaaataataatctATTACAAGTTTTACCACCACATATTTTTTCAGGAGTTCCACTAACAAGAGTAAACCTTAAAACAAACCAGTTTACTCATCTACCTGTGAGTAATATCTTGGATGACCTTCATTTACTGACCCAGATTGACCTTGAGGACAACCCCTGGGATTGTTCCTGTGACCTAGTTGGATTGCAGCAATGGATACAAAAATTAAGTAAGAACACAGTGACAGATGACATCCTCTGCACTTCTCCAGAGCACTTAAacaagaaggaattaaaatcacTTAATAGTGAACTTCTTTGCCCAGGTTTAGTCAGTAACCCATCTCTGCCAACTCAGACTAGTTACATAATTGTCAATACTCCTACAGCCACAACTACAGCAGATACTATTTTAAGATCGCTTACCGATGCTGTGCCACTGTCTGTTTTAATATTAGGACTGCTGATTGTGTTCATAACTATTGTGTTCTGTGCTGCAGGGATAGTGGTTCTTGTTCTCCACCGCAGGAGAAGATACAAAAAGAAACAAGCAGATGAGCAGATCAGGGATAACAGTCCGGTGCATCTTCAATATAGTATGTATGGCCATAAAACAACTCATCACACCACTGAAAGACCCAGTGCATCGCTCTACGAGCAGCACATGGTGAGCCCCATGGTTCACGTCTACAGAAGTCCATCCTTCGGCCCAAAGCatgtggaagaggaagaagaaaagaatgagaaagaaggaagtgatgCAAAACATCTCCAAAGAAGTCTCTTAGAACGGGAAAATCATTCGCCACTCACAGGGCCCAATATGAAGTACAAAACCACAGACCAATCTACTGAATTTTTATCCTTCCAAGATGCCAGTTCATTGTATAGGAacattttagagaaggaaagagaactcCAACAGCTGGGAATCACGGAATACCTAAAGAAAAACATTGCTCAGCTCAAGCCTGATATGGAGGTACACTATCCAGGAGCACACGAAGAGTTAAAGCTAATGGAGACATTAATGTACTCGAGACCCAGGAAGGTATTAGTGGAACAGactaaaaatgaatattttgagCTCAAAGCTAATTTACATGCGGAACCCGACTACCTAGAAGTCCTGGAGCAGCAGACGTAG